The DNA window GATATTTTCATAATGTTTTGAAGAGTGATAAGATGAATGGTAATGAATTGCAAAGttgtcaaaattaaataaaccatttccactgcatttcagccctgccacaaaaggaccactTGACATCATGTACGTGATTCTATGTTTAACATCGGTGAGAGTGTTGACAAAGACAAACATCATCCTGACTGAGTGAGAATAACAGACTGCATGGGATCTCTATTGTTCTTCTGTTAACCATGGTTACCTGCAAGGAATCGTGCTGTCATCACAGCTTTGCTCAAAAAGGGCATCACAGGCAAGGATATTGCTGCTCGTGAGATTGCACCTCAATCAACCATTTATGAGATCATCAAAAACTTCAAGGAGGGAGGTTCAGTTGTTGAGAAGAAGGCTTCAGGGCCCTCAAGAAAGTCCAGCAAGCATCAGTACCGTCTCCGAAAGTTGATTTAGCTGTGGGATCGGGACCGGGACCGGGACCCCCCCAATGCAGCAGGTGTGGGCAGGCATGAGTGCATCTGAGAAGATGGCCTGGTTCAAGAAGGGCCAACAGAAGCAACTTCTCTTTCGGAAAAACATCAAGGACAGGCTGGAATTCTCCAGAAGATGCAGAGACTGGACTCCTGAAGTCTGGGAAAATCTCATTTTCTCTCATGAATTGTCTTTTTGATTGTTTGGGGCACCCGGCCCTGGGTCCTGCCACCAGTAAACCATCCCGAAATCACCCACAATGATGCCTAAGAACACAACCATGGATGAAGAATGGCACCACAATGCCCTCTAAGAACAACTTCCAACCATCCAAGAACGGTTTGGTGTCAAACTGAGCACCAAGCCATGAGGCAAAAGCAATAACCAAAActcaaacattggcatcttGTATCCATGGCCAGGACCTAAATCCCTTTGCCAACCTGTGGTCGATCCCCTAGAGGTGGAGGTGGGTATCTCATCTGATTCTCAAGACTTTGGCCATGACTGTAGTATTTAGACTATCAAATTAGGACTTCATCTCATGCAATCGTGTctgtttttgtataaaaaaacaaaaatttgggACAAAGACAATTTTGATAATTATTGATAATCAATTGATTGATAATcaattttgatcatttttgtttttttctcataaaagtacaactatttttttaactttacatAATAGACGTACCAGACCAAAAATTGGGTACACCAGCACaaattatgatatgatataaagACTCTACCGCAAAGTTACATAAAAAGTACTGCTTGAAGGAATACCTCGCTGAACTCAGCGTTActagcaaagaactacaacTCTTGTACTGCATCCCCGGtacattgtgcaagtgtacctattGTTATGGCCTGACACTGAATGGACACAAACAAATGACGCAACGCTGAAGAAACCAGACTGAACAGCGACAACATGAGTACGAAagccgatgatgatgatgttgagcGCGTTTGAGAACACGTCACTGACCGCCAACGGTTACTCAGAAACGGGGGGGAGCTGAAACCGGATTGTCTTTCTGCTCAGAGGGAACGGCGAGGTAGTCGGTCCTGCAGGTACATTGGTAGAAAAACAGAGGGTCTGAAAGGCCCCTACATAGTCGGaggtttcatcatcatcatcatcatcatcatcatcatcatcatcatgcacaTTTGCAATAGAATCTGCATAGCCTTAGAATGTGAGGAATTGTTTTATAAAGCATGACCTTTGCTAGCGAAGCACACATTTTAATAGATGCCATGAAGAGTAATGAGTAGCATGGCTAATATCTACCATTTGTAATGTTACAGCGCTGTCTTCCAAACGATGTGTGCATGGAATTCGCTAATAAAGGCAGCAGTTGTATCAGAAATGGACACCATTATTTCATTAGgagagctggagcctattttgcttttaaaggtcccctattatgcaaaCTGGACTTTTTAATGCTCTTTCGACAATCGTATGTGTCCCTAGGACAGGGGTGGACAAACTGGGGATGTTCCGAtacgataatccatgagtgaagtTGGCCGACACCAATACTGAAGACGATTAAGTCCCAGGCAGATCCCCTTCATCTCCCAGTTCTACATTACCCGGGTTGGTGGAGAAGATCTCTGTACGATCATCCCCTCCATTGGGTTATCAGCTTCCAATGAAGTGCAAAACGTCAAATCTTGCACTTTTTCAACGGGTTTTAACATTTCGATTTTTGAGTGTATGACAGATGGAATTGACGAGGGAGTCGATTGAAATGTTTTCTCCGCTTAATCCATTGTATATTTGCTATCTGGACAGAGAGGCATTGTGCAGTAAATCGTCTGCAAACATCTGGCACCAGCCTTAATCGTCGACGGCAAACACAAACGCCACAGCTCGCCATTGTTCCGCACGAGACATAAATTGTCTGTTAAAATGTTGTCAGTCAGGATTGACTGGCTTCGTCAACACAATGGCGATCCACGGGGGAGCTGACTACACAGGTACTCTTTTGGGGCTTTGTCAGCACTGACAAGGTGACGCACACATACTCGTCTCTGATGGAGCTGCAGCACGGTTGCCAGACGCggtggggggggaaaaaaaggatcaTTCAGCAGACATTTATTCAGAGCTGTCGAGACAGCGTAAAGTGGAAAGACAGATTACTGTTACAGAAGGGTTACAAACAGATGCAGTGTGGACTCAATTACTTCCCTGTTCATCTGTCTGACTCCTTTTCCCCTTCAGCTCCTTCCTGTTCTTTCTCCACTCTTTGATTGCTTTAGTTCCCTCACTTTGTCACATTGGAAATGACTGATGTAATCAGTGGAAACTCAGGCAAAGGCAACAGCGATTGTGTAGTGATACAAAGTGGATGGCATGGGGGCGTACGGGCGATACTTGGCATGGATGGGCTGTAAAAAGTTATGTAGGCCATTTCAACAACTGTCTGGCAGCATGAATGATGTCCTTGTTTACAAAAGTATTTTGGACCCTGGAAAGCTGGAAAGAAACATATTTGAAAAGGGTCTTGGATAGGGTCGTCAACCAAAACAACAATACAGGCACAGTGGAGTATTTATCCATTACCACATTTAGGGGTGTTTAGGGGTGTTTAAGGGTGTTTAGGCACTATAAGTGAATTTAAAGTGAATTTTCACAAAGTGGGATTCCTAATTTATAAATTGAGTATTAAATATCTTATAGCTAGtgcataaaaaaactgtttacagtTTTCTACATACAGTTTTTGAAATTatttgagccctctagacatgaaataacacctctgtggtgacctttacacttgtactacccaatatagtaatacGGTATagtataatcagagaaaatatgcaatttaaaatataaataaaacttgtacTTGCTTGGGGAACGGAGTGAccggcagacaggaagtgactaacAAGCATAAcatatcaataatataatatatcaattaacacattttggaaaaaaacagaaaaagtgaagacaaaaaaataatttaagtgCAAAGTGGGGAAGAACGAAAGAATCTGAAAGAATCTGAATGAACCTGAAAGAACCTGAAAGAACCTGAAAGAACCTGAAATAACCTGAAAGAATGTAGGTAGGGTCAACCGAGACAGAGTGGGGCAGACTAATCTAATCGCAAAAAAGTGGAcactgaaaaaacagaaaaaaatataaaagtataagACATCTGAGTTTTTGTGTTTGCATGCTTCCATGCGTCTTGGAGTGTCAAACAATAGCGTCTACAAAATATAGTGATTACAGTTTCGCTCTAATTAGTTTCAACCAGATTAACTAAAACAGTGTAGTAGAAATGATATGgacactgccccctgctggccagGAATGCAAACTACAGCATCTTCTGCATTTCTTTAGTTCTGGGATAAGACTGCCACGTCAGCTCACTTCTAcaagatgacttttttttccatccacccCACTGATACTCACGCTGTGTCCTGCGTCTGCATGTCAGACCTGGAGATCTTCCGGTAGCAGTAGACCATTTCTATCAGCAGCCAGAAGGTCAAGAAGACCAGCAGCACATACATCATGACCTCCGAGTAGAGCGCTGCGGTGTCCAGACTGGCTGCAGGGAGCACAAACAAGAGGCAAGAAACGTGTTTTCTTTTCACAGATGAGATGATTACACCATCGTAACTCATGTGGACTACAGTATCATGCTCTTCagtggttggttggttgatgCATGAACTTGGCTTCATTGGGAACATCTTCACAGTGCAATGAGATCAATACAAGAGCTGTGCCAAATCCCattgaaatactgtatttatcaTTGCTGTTGCTGCAAACACTGAGATGTACGTCTCATATTTTGCCCTTGCACATAGAAAAAGACAATGATCACTGGATAGAAGCAGATCTTTTTGGAAACAGGTCTTGCATTGCCCATGCCACACACAGTACAACCTCGGATGTAGAAGGTAGCTTGTGAAGTGTATCATTTTCAAAAACTGACCAAACTCCATTGTGACACCAATGGTTAAAAAACTCCACAAGTTACCTTTTAAACATGATATTAGATGAATGATGTGCAGTCACAGTGGCGTTCAGGGTGTGTGTGTAATTTGGAAGCTTGTATCGAATGTAAATTTGTCTCCTGAAGTCATCTTTTCATCTAAACCTGCCACTGTGAACCACCGCGAGTGCAATATCCCACACAGCCTGCTGACCGCACAGCCGGTCCAGCTTTCACTTTGTGTGCAGCTTCTGCAAATAGAGCCGATCACTGTAAAGCAATCCCTCGCATGGGGAAGTGCATGGTAATGTTTGCCATGAGCTAATCCATTCCACTACAAGGCACATCATTACTGGAACATAATACGCGACTATCGGGGACAGTACATTGTGAAATTTGAGCGTAGAAGTGGAATGTGAAGGGGGAGCCTTTAAGGGGAAAAACACAAACTGAAGGGGTTATTTTTGCCTTGAGCAGTTACGTATCGAGCAGATCCTGCTATTTGCTGGTCTTCGTATCGAGGCGGGTCATTGAGACCAGTACTTTGACACCCCATCAAAGATTGAATTATAATGCTGCATTGAGGCACTACCGTACGATACGCTCGCTCACCTCTGggacaattttcacattttttggtgaaaattttGGTGAAatacgtatatttttacaattttcattACTGTAACATTCTGCTTATTCTACAGGGTGACATGACTCAGGGGGtagagttgttgtttttcaactcaatggttgctggttcgagcCTCCATCCCATTGTTATCCTTCAACTTATTTATCCATTTCAACATTGGATCTACTCGATCCAACAGCTGGAAAATCATTTTACAGTTTCAATTACTGTAACATTCCTCTTATTCTACCGGGTGACGTAGCTCAGGTTGATTGGTTTTCTCTAAACCGGATGGTTGCTGATTCTATCCTCAGTTGGTGAAGAGATTTCAacatatgttgttgttgtgacctcttggatgagttgtcattgcgctcttggggtcattttggttggccggccactcttGGGAAGGTTTGCAAcctttccatgtttttgccatttgtggataatggctcacAAAGCTTTAGATACGGCTTTATAACCTGTTTTAGACTGATAGCGCTCAATTCCCGTATTCccgtcgctccggagtataagtcgcacaacgccaaaaatgcataattaggtagaaaaaaagcatacatacgtctcactggagtataagtcacagttTTTGCGGGTAATTCATTTTATGACCAAagcagacattacgtcctctttgAAGGCATTgaaggctgaataggtgtaatataagctaacacaatggttattcagctacacaaaaataaacagaaaaggtgtccagtgtttatgtaacataaacagtttttttcatttataagtcgctctggagtataagtcgcaggaacagccaacctatgaaaaaaagtttttacgaTAAAAACGGGAGGCAGTCACTTTTTCACTCTttcaataaaaagtttcatttaaaaactgcagtttgtgttcagttgtgttgtcattgactaatatttaaatgtctttgatgatctgaaaaagGGTTAGGAAAGGAACCAAACGTATGCTCAACTGTTATGCTAcacattttatgttttactATCACATATTTCTAGAGTGGATGAAATGTTATCTTGAAAATGCCtatttatgtagaaaaaaataaaatgaattacatactaattaattatatatatatatttattattttttttaccataaatTCGCAAATTTGTCTGGGTCAAATGTGCTGGCATCCACCGTATTGTAAGCCAGATACTCTTTACCAATGTGATGatatccaatacaagagctgtacTGATGTGTCAACAGGCATCCCTAATGTTGTGACCCGTGACggtgttgtaaataaatgtattgcaCTGTATAGTCACTGTGGAATGAAGCATTCAGCAAGCCAAGAAAGCATGAAGCAAAATACATTACCCCTTTTTAAAAGAAAGCAGAGACAAAGGGCAGACAAAACAAGACACACAATTAATCCTTCAGTTGTCAACGTGGCCACAAAAGGACTCCTTCACACTGATGCATGTCATATCTGAAATACTGAGAATGTTGGATACAACGCAGTATGATCACATGATTAGTACACGTTTTATGTATGCACAGTGAAACAGCCAAAGATTTCATTTATCAGGTTGTCATCTTTTCATGTTTCTAacaatgaacaaataaattgtAGGCACTGGCTGGCTTTGCTTGATACTTGGCGGCTTTCCCAGGAGACGAAGTAGTCCTTATTTCTAACCGTTTTGGGCTGTCTGGTTGCCACTTGTATGGATTTAAAGCGCGTATTCGCTGATATTAAGTCACTTGGGGAGGTTGATTGCTATTGCAGGTCTACATTTTATggatatacactaccgctcaaaagtttgggatcacttgcaaatttctttgttttccaaaaaaaaacacattttcatgcatttcacaaatttttttttccatttcacaaacattttttattcatttcacaaacaattaaaatgaatcagatgattttcaaagaaggatctccatttttgcatagaggcctactatcaacaactgtcagtcctctgcatcaatctcctggtatggctgctaatccaagttcatcattttatcaggctaatagatgattagaaaagccatctaaaaatctaaactaaaactaaaatctcttaccatgctgttaactactccagagcagcacaaactgggtctaacaaggacagaaaaacgatacACAACTATGccagaagacaaatatctgagagtgtgtagttaaAGGCGcatcacaggtcgtcacctggcagttgcactaaatagtagccatcaaacaccagtgtcagtatcaacagtgaagcggcgacttcaggatgctggacttcatagcaggactgccaagaaaaagccatatctcagactgaacaaaaaaatgtccaagtgatcccaaacttttgagcggaaGTGTAAATGGACTAACAACAGATGGATAAATCCTAGTCAAGTGGTAATTTAACTGTTCCCTTACTCCAGAATAACAAGGTATTATCCCGTCCATTCATTTGTGATATCTTCCGTCATCCTCCAACAACCAGGCTAACGTACGGCcggacaaacaaacacagtgtGCTCTGTGCTTAAGTTTAACGTTGGAGTGAAGGAACTCTTCACTTCATCAGCTCCGCTCCAGCGTTATCTCTCAGCACTGCACTTGTGACGGTGACAACCCTTGAAGAGGCAGATAACGCCATCCTAAAATCCGAATGCCACTCTGAAAATAACCCCTGTAATCAGAGCTGGTTCCAGCACAAAAAGAAAGTGTTATGCCGCACCTTCCTCTTTCACCTTCAGCGTGATGTTCTTCATCATGAAAGCCGACGGAGTGAAGGAGCCAAACTCGAACTCGCGGAGCACGTGACACTCGTAGACGCCGCTGTCGTTGTAGGTGACGTTGAGGATGCTGATGGAGATGTCTTGCAAGTCCTGGCTGCCATTCCACGCCAGGCGGCCTTTAAACGGCCCGTCCACCTCCACTGGAAGGTCAACCTCGTACTTATAGATCTAAAAAACAGGCCAACATCTGTTTTGGAGCTTTTCgttgtacaaaaaaaacccaacccaATCAGTTTAGCAAACTTGAACCCACAAGGGTTTTGTCGTTTTCGCCTTGGTTTTTTTCCACCTTCGGCATGTAGTACCAGTCCACATGGGTCTTGGCTTTCACCTCCTCACGTTTCATGCAGGAAATGCACGTCAGCTTCATCCTTTTTCCTAGAACGGCCTCCGTCTCTGATGGGATGTCCACGCATACCGGCTGgcacaggtcaactgaaaaggaAATGATGGCACGATTAGCCTAGCCGCTAAAAAAGGTAAACATAGCACTGGATCACCATATTTGTCCATCCCTTGATAAACAGCTGGGGGGATGAATGTTCACTGTAAAAAATCCCACAGTTAGACGGGGGCATCGTAggtgttagcaacactagcacaGTTATGTTAGCTACAGTGATAGCCAGGGGcaggggggcttagccccctggagatgcacaggataagaatgaatgtagtagacatccaaaaaatcaaacaaaaacaaataaggaacaagaaccgggatataactttcccacttttggacagatttagtagagatactcaattgttttaggccaccattaaatttacacaagtacacacaatctacactgcaaaaccagtggacagtgatcattttaaaataatcattattatattattaa is part of the Doryrhamphus excisus isolate RoL2022-K1 chromosome 8, RoL_Dexc_1.0, whole genome shotgun sequence genome and encodes:
- the scn3b gene encoding sodium channel subunit beta-3 isoform X2, coding for MNMQRLPGGIHLTTLLLLVCMVDLCQPVCVDIPSETEAVLGKRMKLTCISCMKREEVKAKTHVDWYYMPKVEKNQGENDKTLIYKYEVDLPVEVDGPFKGRLAWNGSQDLQDISISILNVTYNDSGVYECHVLREFEFGSFTPSAFMMKNITLKVKEEASLDTAALYSEVMMYVLLVFLTFWLLIEMVYCYRKISRSDMQTQDTAFPGSKILL
- the scn3b gene encoding sodium channel subunit beta-3 isoform X4, with protein sequence MKLTCISCMKREEVKAKTHVDWYYMPKVEKNQGENDKTLIYKYEVDLPVEVDGPFKGRLAWNGSQDLQDISISILNVTYNDSGVYECHVLREFEFGSFTPSAFMMKNITLKVKEEASLDTAALYSEVMMYVLLVFLTFWLLIEMVYCYRKISRSDMQTQDTATDYLAVPSEQKDNPVSAPPRF
- the scn3b gene encoding sodium channel subunit beta-3 isoform X3, which translates into the protein MNMQRLPGGIHLTTLLLLVCMVDLCQPVCVDIPSETEAVLGKRMKLTCISCMKREEVKAKTHVDWYYMPKVEKNQGENDKTLIYKYEVDLPVEVDGPFKGRLAWNGSQDLQDISISILNVTYNDSGVYECHVLREFEFGSFTPSAFMMKNITLKVKEEASLDTAALYSEVMMYVLLVFLTFWLLIEMVYCYRKISRSDMQTQDTAY
- the scn3b gene encoding sodium channel subunit beta-3 isoform X1; amino-acid sequence: MNMQRLPGGIHLTTLLLLVCMVDLCQPVCVDIPSETEAVLGKRMKLTCISCMKREEVKAKTHVDWYYMPKVEKNQGENDKTLIYKYEVDLPVEVDGPFKGRLAWNGSQDLQDISISILNVTYNDSGVYECHVLREFEFGSFTPSAFMMKNITLKVKEEASLDTAALYSEVMMYVLLVFLTFWLLIEMVYCYRKISRSDMQTQDTATDYLAVPSEQKDNPVSAPPRF